The Pseudocalidococcus azoricus BACA0444 genome includes a region encoding these proteins:
- a CDS encoding type 1 glutamine amidotransferase: protein MSRLHYLRHVPFEGPGNIAKWAESRGYSLTGTHLDQNDPLPGLDSFDWLVVMGGPMNVDQEADYPWLAVEKAFILSAIDRGKTVLGVCLGAQLIASVLGGVVYPGPAKEIGWFPIELTVKGLQYQLFPPGRDQFMVFHWHGDTFTIPSGAWALASSNACAQQGFLYNQRVLGLQCHLESTQESIQALLNHCADELVPGTYIQSATAIQAQCQYLLELEQTLFYVLDQFAELSVNAPSLLDLT from the coding sequence ATGTCTCGCCTCCATTACCTCCGTCATGTTCCCTTTGAAGGCCCAGGAAATATTGCTAAATGGGCAGAAAGCCGGGGCTATTCCTTAACAGGCACTCATCTGGATCAAAATGACCCCTTGCCGGGCCTGGACAGTTTTGATTGGCTGGTGGTGATGGGTGGCCCGATGAATGTGGATCAAGAAGCCGACTATCCTTGGTTGGCAGTAGAAAAGGCTTTTATCCTCAGCGCAATTGATCGGGGCAAAACGGTTCTGGGAGTTTGTTTAGGGGCACAGTTGATCGCCTCTGTCTTGGGTGGTGTGGTTTACCCAGGCCCCGCCAAAGAAATTGGTTGGTTTCCGATTGAACTGACGGTGAAGGGTTTGCAATATCAACTGTTTCCCCCCGGCCGGGATCAATTTATGGTCTTTCATTGGCATGGGGATACCTTTACGATTCCCAGCGGGGCCTGGGCCTTGGCCAGTAGTAATGCCTGTGCCCAGCAAGGGTTTCTCTATAATCAGCGGGTTTTGGGTTTGCAATGCCATTTAGAATCTACCCAAGAGAGTATTCAAGCCTTATTAAATCATTGTGCTGATGAATTAGTTCCAGGAACCTACATTCAATCTGCCACAGCAATTCAAGCCCAATGTCAGTATTTACTAGAGTTAGAACAAACCCTATTTTATGTGTTAGACCAATTCGCAGAACTATCCGTCAACGCCCCATCTTTATTGGATTTGACCTGA
- a CDS encoding RibD family protein, with amino-acid sequence MCQSRPWATVILAMSLDGKIAAARGPDQLFGSRHDYDHLEALVAQADGVIFGAATLRSGGTAMRVQREFLIQARLAQGKSAQPIQIVCSQSGKIDPNLRFFQQPIPRYLLTTKAGARAWLDQDNLDQDNFAQVLSPTTSDDQIDLVAAYEQLHGLGIKKLAVLGGGVLIASLLAAGLIDEWWVTLCPLVLGGTMAATPVAGLGFSVADAPRFQLVQSKQIGDELFLHYQVKSNKDGALTDSSANWSNT; translated from the coding sequence ATGTGCCAATCCCGCCCCTGGGCTACGGTCATTTTAGCGATGAGTTTAGATGGCAAAATTGCGGCGGCGCGTGGGCCAGATCAGTTATTTGGTTCCCGCCATGATTATGACCATTTAGAAGCATTAGTAGCCCAGGCCGATGGGGTGATTTTTGGAGCAGCAACCCTCAGATCCGGTGGCACAGCGATGCGCGTCCAACGGGAATTCCTAATCCAGGCCCGACTAGCCCAAGGGAAATCTGCCCAACCGATCCAAATTGTCTGTTCCCAGTCTGGAAAAATTGACCCGAATTTACGCTTTTTTCAACAACCCATTCCCCGTTATTTGTTAACAACCAAAGCTGGAGCCAGGGCCTGGTTAGATCAAGACAATTTGGATCAAGACAATTTTGCACAGGTTCTTTCTCCCACCACGTCTGATGATCAAATTGATCTGGTTGCGGCCTATGAACAACTCCATGGCCTGGGCATCAAGAAATTAGCTGTTTTAGGGGGGGGTGTTTTAATTGCATCCCTTTTGGCGGCTGGTTTGATTGATGAATGGTGGGTGACGCTTTGTCCTTTGGTTTTAGGGGGAACAATGGCTGCAACTCCTGTGGCGGGATTGGGTTTTTCTGTCGCAGATGCCCCCCGGTTTCAGTTAGTTCAAAGCAAGCAAATTGGAGATGAATTATTTTTGCATTATCAGGTCAAATCCAATAAAGATGGGGCGTTGACGGATAGTTCTGCGAATTGGTCTAACACATAA
- the mdh gene encoding malate dehydrogenase yields MVGRQARVGIIGAGNVGSTLARRILELDLAQVVLLDVIPGRTQGLALDLNQAQAISGNHSTILGTESYGDLAGVDIVVLTAGFPRKPGMSREDLLKINGQLVQEITIKAINQAPNAVLIVVTNPLDVMTHLAWQVSGLEKERVLGMAGILDSARFASFIAAEMGISVRDIRAMVLGGHGDLMVPLPRHTTVNGIPLPELLPLSVIAPLIDRTRNGGAEIVSFLKSGSAYYAPAAATAEMVAAILADQHRILPASVYLEGEYGLTDVCMGVPIKLGARGVEQVIELPLIGEELTALQTSGANIRDNIQLLKTMLV; encoded by the coding sequence GTGGTTGGGCGGCAGGCCAGGGTTGGGATCATTGGGGCCGGCAATGTTGGCAGTACCCTAGCGCGCCGGATTCTGGAACTGGATCTAGCCCAAGTTGTGCTGTTGGATGTCATCCCCGGCCGGACCCAAGGGCTTGCCCTCGACTTAAACCAGGCCCAGGCCATCAGCGGCAATCATTCCACCATCCTCGGGACTGAAAGCTATGGGGATTTAGCGGGGGTAGATATTGTCGTGCTCACGGCTGGGTTCCCTCGTAAACCGGGCATGAGTCGGGAAGATTTACTCAAAATCAATGGCCAACTGGTTCAAGAAATTACCATCAAAGCCATCAACCAGGCTCCCAATGCTGTTTTAATTGTTGTCACCAACCCCTTAGATGTGATGACCCACCTGGCCTGGCAAGTCAGTGGCCTGGAAAAAGAACGGGTTTTGGGAATGGCGGGGATCTTAGACTCGGCCCGGTTTGCCAGTTTTATTGCGGCAGAAATGGGCATCAGTGTCCGTGACATCAGGGCCATGGTGTTGGGGGGTCATGGGGATTTAATGGTTCCACTGCCCCGCCATACCACGGTCAATGGCATTCCTTTACCGGAATTATTGCCCCTGAGCGTTATTGCCCCCCTGATAGACCGAACTCGGAATGGGGGAGCCGAAATTGTTAGCTTCTTGAAATCGGGAAGTGCCTACTATGCCCCTGCCGCTGCCACAGCCGAAATGGTGGCCGCAATTTTAGCGGATCAACACCGGATTCTCCCCGCCTCAGTTTATTTAGAAGGGGAATATGGTCTGACAGACGTTTGCATGGGTGTCCCGATTAAACTGGGAGCTAGGGGGGTTGAACAGGTTATTGAACTGCCTTTAATTGGGGAAGAATTAACTGCCTTACAAACTTCGGGCGCGAATATTAGGGACAACATTCAACTGCTGAAGACAATGTTGGTGTAA
- a CDS encoding riboflavin synthase: protein MFTGLIQGLGTISLTSASQLKVHCPNCQFLKAVEIGDSIAVNGICLTVETYDAQSFTVTVSPETLSRSNLKNIAQTQAPVNLEPALRVGDKVGGHFVSGHVDGVGTLTQVEDSEASWELSFQAPKSVAAYIVPKGSIAINGISLTVANCDPSGSVFTVAVIPHTYQATNLKDLSLGSPVNLEADLLGKYAAKFLQPHRDTEPPNSNYGHDLITLEFLAEHGYG, encoded by the coding sequence ATGTTTACCGGATTGATTCAAGGCCTGGGAACCATTTCCCTCACCTCAGCCTCCCAACTCAAAGTCCATTGTCCTAACTGTCAATTCTTAAAAGCTGTAGAAATTGGCGACAGTATTGCCGTGAATGGGATTTGTTTAACTGTCGAAACCTATGATGCCCAATCCTTTACCGTCACCGTCTCCCCCGAAACCCTATCCCGCTCTAATTTGAAAAACATTGCCCAGACCCAGGCCCCAGTGAACTTAGAACCGGCCTTAAGGGTTGGAGATAAAGTAGGCGGACATTTTGTCAGTGGTCATGTGGATGGGGTGGGCACACTGACTCAAGTTGAAGACTCAGAAGCCAGTTGGGAATTGAGTTTCCAGGCCCCCAAGAGTGTGGCCGCGTATATTGTCCCCAAAGGCAGTATTGCGATTAACGGCATTAGTTTAACCGTGGCAAATTGTGATCCCAGTGGGAGCGTATTTACCGTTGCTGTGATTCCCCACACCTACCAGGCCACGAACTTAAAAGATTTATCCCTTGGCTCACCTGTGAATCTTGAGGCGGATCTGCTGGGAAAATATGCCGCCAAGTTCCTCCAACCCCATCGAGACACAGAACCACCAAACTCTAACTATGGCCATGATTTAATTACCCTTGAGTTTCTGGCGGAACATGGTTATGGTTAG
- a CDS encoding 1-acyl-sn-glycerol-3-phosphate acyltransferase: MSSAGRQAQPPLEFLPPTYNPAVRWGFAQLLPLWMRWQMGLEQIEGVHLERLVQAYEQFQQGQARILLAFRHPSTDDPLCMGYLLWHLVPRQARQMGIKLKYPIHSYFLYDRGIPLWAGDGVGWLFGKLGGSSIMRGKLDTQALRAARELLVQGEFPLAAAPEGATNNQSELVSPLEPGIAQMGFWCLEDLVKAGRPEEVLIIPIGIQYSLLKPSWDKLGQVLRQLETQSGCQPPTQAQDPESLYQRLFHLATHLLSIIEKFYLASYQITMPELPPCQGANQELGTRLKRLLNIVLQVAEEFFGIKPSENLVDRCRKVEQAAWERMFRQDLEQLSPVERGFANWLVQEAELRLRHMRLAERFTSITGQYVREKTSPDRFAEVLFILARTLCWIEDKPQPDSLFLGPRRVCLTVAPAIPLRDYWPNYQENRRQARQIVQTVTAKIGQSYAEIIASQTD; encoded by the coding sequence ATGTCTAGTGCTGGCCGGCAAGCTCAACCTCCCTTAGAGTTTTTACCCCCGACCTACAATCCTGCCGTGCGCTGGGGATTTGCCCAACTGTTGCCCCTGTGGATGCGCTGGCAAATGGGCCTGGAGCAAATTGAAGGAGTTCATTTAGAGCGGCTTGTCCAGGCCTATGAACAGTTTCAACAGGGCCAGGCCCGGATTTTATTAGCCTTTCGCCATCCAAGTACCGATGATCCCCTCTGTATGGGCTATTTACTCTGGCATTTAGTCCCCCGCCAGGCCCGGCAAATGGGGATCAAGCTCAAGTATCCAATTCATAGTTATTTTCTTTATGACCGGGGGATTCCCCTATGGGCCGGGGATGGGGTGGGCTGGTTGTTTGGCAAATTGGGGGGCAGTTCCATCATGCGGGGGAAGTTGGATACCCAGGCCCTGCGCGCTGCCCGTGAGCTATTAGTCCAGGGTGAATTTCCCTTAGCGGCGGCCCCGGAAGGCGCAACCAATAATCAGAGTGAACTGGTTAGCCCTCTAGAACCCGGAATTGCCCAGATGGGATTTTGGTGTTTGGAAGATTTAGTCAAAGCTGGGCGGCCTGAAGAGGTGCTGATCATCCCAATTGGGATTCAATATTCCTTACTGAAACCAAGCTGGGATAAATTAGGGCAAGTTCTCAGGCAATTGGAAACCCAGTCTGGCTGTCAGCCCCCCACCCAAGCTCAGGATCCAGAAAGTCTATATCAGCGGCTCTTTCACCTAGCGACCCATCTCTTGAGCATTATTGAAAAATTTTATCTTGCCTCCTACCAGATCACAATGCCAGAATTACCCCCCTGTCAAGGTGCAAATCAAGAACTAGGCACACGCTTAAAACGGCTCCTGAATATTGTCTTGCAAGTTGCGGAGGAATTTTTTGGGATTAAACCTTCAGAAAACCTCGTGGATCGGTGTCGGAAAGTTGAACAGGCGGCCTGGGAGCGGATGTTTCGCCAAGACTTGGAGCAGTTGTCACCGGTTGAGCGCGGATTTGCCAATTGGTTAGTCCAAGAAGCAGAACTCCGACTCCGGCATATGCGATTGGCAGAACGATTTACCTCCATCACGGGGCAATATGTGCGTGAGAAAACTAGCCCCGACCGCTTTGCCGAAGTTTTATTTATCCTGGCCCGGACGCTGTGTTGGATTGAAGATAAACCCCAGCCCGATAGTTTATTCCTTGGCCCGCGCCGCGTTTGTTTAACCGTTGCCCCGGCAATTCCGCTGCGGGACTATTGGCCCAATTACCAAGAGAATCGTCGCCAGGCCCGCCAAATAGTCCAAACTGTGACGGCTAAAATTGGCCAAAGCTATGCAGAGATTATCGCCAGCCAAACTGATTGA
- a CDS encoding succinate dehydrogenase/fumarate reductase flavoprotein subunit, with protein MANPTLPGQDHDVVIVGGGLAGCRAALELCRKLPDVNIALIAKTHPIRSHSVAAQGGIAATLKNVDDTDTWEAHAFDTVKGSDFLADQDAVAILTQEAPDVVIDLEHLGVLFSRLPDGRIAQRAFGGHSHNRTCYAADKTGHAILHELYCNLLKYGVQFYEEWYVMRLILEDNQAKGVVLYHIRTGSIQVIRAKAVMFATGGYGRVFNTTSNDYASTGDGLAMTAMAGLPLEDMEFVQFHPTGLYPAGVLISEAVRGEGAYLINAEGERFMARYAPSRMELAPRDITSRAIATEIRAGRGANKDGSAGGPFVYLDLRHMGREKIMSRVPFCWEESHRLAGVDAVVEPIPVRPTVHYSMGGIPVTTHGQVKSGADQIVTGFFAAGETSCVSVHGANRLGSNSLLECVVYGRRTGAAIANYLQTAKLPELYAQPYYQTAQAQLDNLRQKNGPYRIAEIRQQVQDCLTEHCGVFRTAELMAEGFKQLQALQAKAEQIRLDDAGLVWNTEITEALELQSLIIVGEMILTGALNRQESRGAHAREDYPNRDDEKFLKHTFAYYSQAGVQLEYVPVNLSLFPPQERKY; from the coding sequence ATGGCGAATCCGACTCTCCCTGGCCAAGATCATGATGTAGTGATTGTCGGAGGGGGCCTGGCGGGCTGTCGAGCGGCCTTGGAACTCTGTCGGAAATTGCCGGATGTCAATATTGCCCTGATCGCTAAAACCCATCCGATCCGATCCCATTCCGTTGCCGCCCAGGGGGGAATTGCCGCCACCCTGAAAAATGTGGATGATACCGATACCTGGGAAGCCCACGCCTTCGATACGGTCAAGGGTTCTGACTTTCTAGCGGATCAAGATGCGGTGGCGATTTTGACCCAAGAAGCCCCCGATGTGGTTATAGATCTAGAGCATTTGGGCGTGTTATTTTCCCGTTTACCCGATGGTCGCATCGCCCAGCGCGCCTTTGGCGGCCATAGTCACAATCGCACCTGTTACGCCGCCGACAAAACCGGCCATGCCATTCTCCATGAGCTTTATTGCAATCTCCTCAAGTACGGGGTGCAGTTTTATGAAGAGTGGTATGTGATGCGCCTAATCTTGGAGGATAACCAGGCCAAGGGGGTCGTGCTCTATCACATTCGGACAGGTTCAATTCAGGTGATTCGGGCTAAGGCGGTGATGTTTGCCACAGGCGGCTATGGGCGGGTCTTTAACACCACATCCAATGACTATGCCTCTACAGGGGATGGCCTGGCGATGACAGCAATGGCAGGGTTACCCCTGGAAGACATGGAATTTGTGCAGTTTCATCCCACGGGGTTATATCCGGCCGGAGTTTTGATTTCCGAGGCTGTCCGCGGTGAAGGGGCTTACTTAATCAACGCCGAGGGAGAACGGTTCATGGCCCGCTATGCCCCAAGTCGGATGGAATTGGCCCCCAGGGATATTACCTCACGCGCGATTGCCACCGAAATTCGGGCCGGCCGGGGGGCAAACAAAGATGGATCAGCAGGTGGGCCGTTTGTCTATCTGGATTTGCGCCACATGGGGCGGGAAAAAATTATGAGTCGGGTGCCATTTTGTTGGGAGGAGTCTCATCGGCTGGCAGGTGTGGATGCTGTGGTGGAGCCAATTCCGGTACGGCCGACTGTGCATTACTCCATGGGCGGAATTCCGGTCACGACTCACGGGCAAGTTAAATCGGGCGCGGATCAAATTGTCACGGGCTTTTTTGCGGCCGGGGAAACCTCCTGTGTTTCAGTCCATGGGGCCAATCGTTTGGGCAGTAACTCCCTCTTGGAATGTGTGGTTTATGGCCGGCGGACAGGGGCAGCGATTGCCAACTATCTCCAAACCGCGAAACTCCCGGAACTATATGCCCAACCCTACTATCAAACTGCCCAGGCCCAGTTAGACAACCTACGCCAAAAAAATGGCCCCTATCGGATTGCCGAGATTCGCCAACAGGTGCAGGACTGTCTAACCGAGCATTGTGGCGTGTTTCGGACGGCAGAACTGATGGCAGAAGGATTCAAACAACTCCAAGCCCTCCAGGCCAAAGCCGAGCAAATTCGCTTGGATGATGCCGGCTTAGTTTGGAATACGGAAATTACGGAAGCCCTTGAGTTACAAAGCCTAATTATTGTTGGCGAGATGATCTTAACTGGAGCCTTAAACCGTCAAGAAAGCCGCGGCGCCCATGCTCGGGAAGACTACCCCAATCGAGATGATGAAAAATTCCTCAAACATACCTTTGCCTACTACTCCCAAGCGGGTGTGCAACTGGAATATGTCCCCGTGAATCTGAGTTTATTCCCCCCCCAAGAACGGAAGTATTAG
- a CDS encoding 16S rRNA (cytosine(967)-C(5))-methyltransferase — MSAPSLLSSVAVNLKATPRYQAYLTLQAIAKGAYADVALSRVLHQSPLSAVDRGLVTELVYGTVRRQRTLDVLIDHLCRQRQQPLNLRLILRLGLYQLRYLGQIPAAAAVNTSVELAKGCGLTGLAGVVNGVLRAYLRISQDRDPLPPVADPLLNLAVQESFPDWIVQAWVGQLDLPETTALCQFFNQPPTLDLRVNSLQVSPTEVLAALASAKIKATPIANLPGGIRLGPGLGAIAALPGYDTGWWSVQDAAAQLVTHLLDPQPGETIIDACAAPGGKTTHIAELMQDRGTVIALDRVASRLRKLKQNQQRLQLTCLQAQLADSTQVQTMLPLADRVLVDAPCSGLGTLHRHADARWRQTPTTLAQLVSLQSQLLQNAATWVKPGGIMVYATCSLHPDENQEQIANFLQTHPHWHIAPLPPTFPRPDLQSAQGWLQAWPQRQQMDGFFMVRLQRDTP; from the coding sequence ATGTCTGCCCCTAGCTTGCTGTCCTCTGTTGCGGTCAACCTCAAAGCAACCCCCCGTTACCAGGCCTATCTGACGCTCCAAGCCATTGCCAAGGGAGCCTATGCCGATGTTGCCCTCAGTCGGGTTTTACATCAGTCGCCCTTAAGTGCTGTAGATCGGGGCCTGGTCACGGAATTGGTCTATGGCACAGTCCGGCGGCAACGCACCCTCGATGTTTTGATTGATCACCTGTGTCGGCAGCGGCAACAGCCCTTAAACCTGCGGTTAATTTTGCGCTTGGGTCTCTATCAGTTACGGTACTTGGGGCAAATTCCCGCCGCAGCGGCCGTGAATACCAGTGTGGAGTTGGCTAAGGGCTGTGGTCTGACGGGCCTGGCTGGAGTGGTGAATGGGGTCTTGCGGGCCTACTTACGGATCAGTCAAGATCGAGACCCTCTCCCTCCCGTGGCGGATCCCCTCCTCAATTTGGCTGTTCAAGAAAGTTTTCCCGATTGGATTGTCCAGGCCTGGGTGGGCCAATTGGATCTCCCGGAAACTACGGCTCTTTGCCAGTTTTTTAACCAGCCCCCCACCCTTGACCTGCGGGTTAATTCTCTCCAAGTCAGCCCCACAGAGGTTTTAGCGGCCCTGGCCAGTGCCAAAATCAAGGCTACCCCGATTGCCAACTTACCGGGGGGAATTCGTCTCGGGCCTGGCCTGGGGGCTATTGCCGCGTTGCCCGGTTATGACACAGGTTGGTGGTCTGTCCAAGATGCCGCGGCTCAACTTGTCACTCATTTACTGGATCCACAACCAGGGGAGACGATTATTGATGCCTGTGCAGCCCCTGGGGGAAAAACCACCCACATCGCTGAATTAATGCAGGATCGGGGTACGGTGATTGCCCTGGATCGGGTCGCCTCACGCCTCCGGAAACTGAAGCAAAATCAACAACGGCTCCAGTTAACCTGCCTCCAGGCCCAGTTGGCCGATAGTACCCAAGTGCAAACCATGTTACCCCTGGCCGACCGCGTCCTAGTTGATGCCCCCTGTTCCGGCCTGGGAACTCTCCACCGCCATGCCGATGCCCGTTGGCGACAAACCCCCACGACCCTGGCCCAATTAGTCAGCCTCCAGTCCCAACTCCTGCAAAATGCCGCAACCTGGGTTAAACCAGGGGGAATTATGGTCTATGCCACCTGTAGTTTGCATCCCGATGAAAATCAAGAGCAAATTGCGAATTTTCTCCAGACTCACCCCCATTGGCATATTGCCCCCTTACCGCCAACCTTTCCCCGCCCCGATCTCCAGTCGGCCCAAGGATGGCTCCAGGCCTGGCCCCAGCGCCAACAAATGGATGGATTTTTTATGGTGCGGTTGCAGCGCGATACCCCATGA
- a CDS encoding DUF3493 domain-containing protein — translation MNPKTPQTRAEAEFRQRLLKEAQAPYRGLRQVMYLVFAASGLIGAMIFLLKLIAGQADQELLGNFALQLGVIALMISLWRWEQKNSTKS, via the coding sequence ATGAATCCCAAGACTCCCCAAACCCGCGCCGAAGCTGAATTTCGCCAACGTCTCCTCAAAGAAGCCCAGGCCCCCTACCGAGGATTACGCCAAGTCATGTATTTGGTTTTTGCCGCCTCGGGACTGATTGGGGCGATGATTTTTTTACTGAAATTGATTGCTGGCCAGGCCGATCAAGAACTATTAGGAAACTTTGCTCTCCAACTGGGGGTGATTGCCCTGATGATTAGTCTCTGGCGGTGGGAACAAAAAAACTCAACCAAGTCATAA
- the ndhO gene encoding NAD(P)H-quinone oxidoreductase subunit O: protein MTVKKGDFVQVIAEKLTNSLESQASDPRFPSYIFEGRGEIVDIKDDYAQIKFPVPTPTIWLRLDQVEAGK from the coding sequence ATGACTGTAAAAAAAGGTGATTTTGTCCAAGTTATTGCCGAGAAACTGACCAACAGCCTTGAGAGCCAGGCCAGTGACCCCCGCTTTCCCAGCTATATTTTTGAGGGACGGGGAGAAATTGTGGATATCAAAGACGACTATGCCCAAATTAAATTTCCAGTCCCAACTCCGACCATCTGGTTACGCCTCGATCAAGTGGAAGCTGGCAAATAA